A genomic segment from Colletotrichum higginsianum IMI 349063 chromosome 5, whole genome shotgun sequence encodes:
- a CDS encoding Cytochrome oxidase assembly protein, which translates to MASFAPGLRRLALRASPSLFVCRQCQRQQPQWQRTSPSRIVDSIVRSQQTRSFNHTKAPLSFSSNAIVDRTSPIVEQAAAAAKEGVKKSAWPETNSKSVGYWLVGSAISVFGIVVWGGLTRLTESGLSITEWRPVTGSLPPRNQQDWESEFEKYRASPEFKLLNPHMDLDEFKKIYFMEWSHRLWGRFIGMSFVLPTLYFIARRRVTPKMALNLCGISCLIGFQGFIGWWMVKSGLKDDLFAPGSHPRVSQYRLTAHLATAFVCYSWMLLSALSVFRTRRLLADPVAASKAFAALQNPAIKTFRRLSFALVALVFTTAMSGALVAGLDAGLIYNEFPYMGLGLTPPSKELWDNFYSRKEDGSDLWWRNMLENPSTVQLDHRILAMTTLCSILSLFAYSRTRRVAGALPQDVKKGVLGTVHLVLMQAALGISTLIYIVPVPLAAAHQAGALALLTGALVLGHRLRVPKSTLAMIQKRIKVIKPQ; encoded by the exons ATGGCGTCTTTCGCACCCGGCTTGCGGAGGCTCGCTTTGAGGGCGTCTCCTTCGCTTTTCGTATGCCGACAATGCCAACGCCAGCAGCCACAATGGCAGCGCACGTCCCCATcccgcatcgtcgacagCATCGTACGATCCCAGCAGACCCGAAGCTTTAACCATACCAAGGCGCCGCTGAGCTTCAGCAGTAACGCCATCGTTGACAGAACCTCCCCGATTGTTGAGCAGGCCGCAGCTGCAGCGAAGGAGGGCGTCAAGAAGAGCGCCTGGCCCGAGACGAATTCTAAGTCTGTGGGATACTGGCTCGTCGGCAGCGCCATCAGTGTTTTTGGCATTGTTGTTTGGGGTGGTCTTACGAGGTTAACTGAATCTGG TTTGAGCATCACCGAATGGCGTCCCGTAACCGGCTCCCTTCCTCCGCGAAACCAGCAAGACTGGGAATCCGAATTCGAAAAGTACCGCGCGTCCCCCGAGTTCAAGCTGCTTAACCCGCACATGGACCTGGACGAGTTCAAGAAGATCTACTTCATGGAGTGGTCCCACCGTCTCTGGGGACGTTTCATCGGAATGTCCTTCGTCCTGCCCACCCTGTATTTCATCGCCCGTCGCCGCGTCACCCCCAAGATGGCCCTCAACTTGTGCGGAATCTCCTGTCTCATCGGCTTCCAAGGCTTCATCGGCTGGTGGATGGTCAAGTCGGGTCTCAAGGACGATCTTTTTGCTCCTGGATCCCATCCGCGCGTCTCCCAGTACCGTCTGACTGCCCATCTCGCCACGGCCTTCGTCTGCTATTCGTGGATGCTCCTCTCGGCTCTCTCCGTCTTCCGCACCCGCCGTCTGTTGGCcgaccccgtcgccgcctccaaggccTTTGCTGCGCTGCAGAACCCGGCTATCAAGACGTTCCGCCGTCTATCCTTCGCTCTCGTCGCCTTGGTCTTTACCACCGCCATGTCCGGTGCCCTGGTCGCTGGCCTTGACGCCGGTCTCATCTACAACGAGTTCCCCTACATGGGCCTGGGTCTGACCCCGCCGTCCAAGGAGCTCTGGGACAACTTCTACTCCCGCAAGGAGGACGGCTCTGATCTTTGGTGGCGCAACATGCTTGAGAACCCCAGTACTGTCCAGCTGGATCACCGCATCCTCGCCATGACCACCCTCTGCTccatcctctccctcttcgcTTACTCCCGCACCCGCCGTGTCGCTGGCGCACTGCCCCAGGATGTGAAGAAGGGCGTCTTGGGCACCGTCCATCTGGTTTTGATGCAGGCCGCATTGGGTATAAGCACTCTCATCTACATCGTCCCAGTCCCCTTAGCAGCGGCTCATCAGGCCGGCGCTCTTGCGTTGCTCACAGGCGCCCTGGTTCTCGGCCACCGTCTTCGCGTGCCCAAGTCCACGCTCGCCATGATCCAGAAGCGGATCAAGGTCATCAAACCTCAATGA
- a CDS encoding Iron-containing alcohol dehydrogenase, which translates to MPPSLRVIPNAASRAVSLLRTIQAHPPSCPCHTNPGHHHHHNPLNFAPRPLRTSSSSRGFATPVDGPQKEYAFEMAASSIRFGPGSTQEVGMDFANMGAKRVAVVTDPTVDGLFAMQQVREALDREGINYKVYNQTRVEPKDSSIREAIDWARPFAPDAFLAVGGGSVIDTAKLMNLYSCYPDAPFLDFVNAPLGNGRPVDKALKPLIAVPTTAGTGSETTGTAIFDLVSKRAKTGVAHRNLKPTLGICDPLNTRTMPAAVKAASGLDVLCHSLESWTAIPFHERVPRPKNPILRPAYQGANPISDVFSFHALRATVKYLPRAVKNPDDYEAQSEMLLAATLAGVGFGNAGVHLCHGMSYPISGQNPGYQHAGYKVSYPIIPHGVSVAVTAPAVFRFTGASNPERHLQAAEVFGVDVSRVRKEDAGAVLADALARFLADLGDQPAGIRDLGFGAEHLDDLVEGTIPQARVLMLAPGLETELQKEREQLRGLFEAAMVHS; encoded by the exons ATGCCGCCCTCACTTCGGGTCATACCGAAC GCTGCGTCCCGCGCCGTCTCCCTCCTGCGGACGATCCAGGCGCATCCGCCATCGTGCCCGTGCCACACCAACCCtggccatcaccaccaccacaacccGCTTAACTTCGCACCGCGGCCACTGCggaccagcagcagcagccgtgGCTTCGCCACTCCCGTGGACGGACCGCAGAAGGAGTACGCCTTCGAGatggccgcctcctccatccGCTTCGGCCCGGGCTCCACGCAGGAGGTCGGCATGGACTTCGCCAACATGGGCGCCAAGCGcgttgccgtcgtcaccgaccccaccgtcgacggcctcttCGCCATGCAGCAGGTCCGCGAGGCCCTTGACCGCGAGGGCATCAACTACAAGGTCTACAATCAGACGCGCGTCGAGCCCAAGGACAGCAGCATCCGCGAAGCAATCGACTGGGCCCGCCCGTTCGCCCCGgacgccttcctcgccgtcggcggcggctccgtcaTCGACACGGCCAAGCTCATGAACCTCTACTCGTGCTACCCGGATGCTCCCTTCCTCGACTTCGTCAACGCGCCCCTCGGCAATGGGCGGCCTGTCGACAAGGCCCTGAAGCCCCTCATCGCCGTGCCCACGACCGCGGGCACCGGCTCCGAGACGACAGGCACCGCAAtcttcgacctcgtctcGAAGCGCGCCAAGACGGGTGTCGCGCACCGCAACCTCAAGCCCACGCTCGGCATCTGCGACCCGCTCAACACGCGCACCATGCCCGCCGCCGTTAAGGCCGCCTCGGGCCTCGACGTGCTCTGCCATTCACTCGAGTCCTGGACCGCGATCCCCTTCCACGAGCGCGTGCCCCGACCCAAAAACCCCATTCTGCGCCCGGCCTACCAGGGCGCCAACCCCATCAGTGACGTCTTCTCCTTCCACGCACTGAGAGCGACGGTCAAGTATCTCCCTCGCGCCGTCAAGAATCCGGACGACTACGAGGCGCAGAGCGAGATGCTCCTCGCCGCGACGCTGGCCGGCGTGGGGTTCGGCAATGCCGGCGTCCATCTCTGCCACG GCATGTCGTACCCCATTTCGGGCCAGAACCCGGGCTACCAGCACGCGGGCTACAAGGTCTCGTACCCCATCATCCCGCACGGcgtctccgtcgccgtcacggCGCCTGCCGTCTTTCGTTTCACGGGCGCCTCGAACCCGGAGCGCCACctgcaggccgccgaggtctttggcgtcgacgtctcGCGCGTTCGCAaggaggacgccggcgcggtgCTCGCCGACGCGCTGGCCCGgttcctcgccgacctcggcgaccaGCCGGCGGGCATCAGGGACTTgggcttcggcgccgagcacctggacgacctcgtcgagggaaCGATCCCGCAGGCCAGGGTATTGATGCTGGCCCCCGGGCTGGAGACGGAGCTGCAGAAGGAGAGGGAGCAGTTGAGGGGTCTGTTCGAGGCCGCGATGGTGCACTCATGA
- a CDS encoding Calcium/proton exchanger, translating to MSDDSANQHFRGQVRSWGTANKPNGRDGDVDENSPLLVNGNHSATHESHVVNGDSGNQTLKFLFNSTHTPGTDSPNVAVRYSSQVWHVTKVSLLSNYVNFLLVMVPLGIVAGKLHWSPTAVFTINFFAIIPLAAVLSFATEQISMKLGEALGGLLNATFGNAVELIVSIVALKEGQIEVVQSSMLGSILSNLLLVMGMCFFFGGIVNMRDRVTGQGMEQSFASATAQTTCSLMTLSSASLVIPATLYSVLDKADSVEKEHSILVLSRGTAIILLLLYVLYLWFQLRTHPNLFDAEIQHHNDEEAEEPIMGPIAAATVLVVTTILVAICADYLVESIDPIVETAHISKNFIGLILIPIVGNAAEHVTAVVVAIRNKMDLAMGVAIGSSIQIALLVTPFLVILGWAVLDKPMTLHFETFETVAFAFSVLVVTYTVQDGKSNYLEGAMLLGLYIIIALAFYVSPSDALDKVLSVVQR from the exons ATGTCCGACGATTCAGCCAACCAGCATTTTCGCGGACAGGTCCGCTCTTGGGGTACCGCCAACAAGCCCAACGGGCgcgatggcgatgtcgacgagaACTCGCCGCTTCTCGTGAACGGCAATCACTCGGCAACTCACGAATCCCAtgtcgtcaacggcgacagcggcaacCAGACGCTCAAGTTCCTCTTCAATTCGACACATACCCCGGGCACCGACAGCCCCAACGTTGCTGTCAGGTATTCGTCCCAGGTCTGGCACGTCACCAAGGTGTCGCTCCTGAGCA ACTATGTCAACTTCCTTCTTGTCATGGTGCCCCTTGGCATTGTTGCCGGAAAGCTTCACTGGAGCCCGACTGCTGTCTTCACCATCAACTTCTTCGCCATTATCCCGCTTGCCGCTGTTTTGTCGTTTGCGACCGAACAAATCTCCATGAAGCTCGGTGAAGCTCTTGGAGGGTTGCTCAACGCCACCTTTGGAAATGCGGTCGAACTGATCGTCAGCATTGTCGCCCTGAAGGAAGGCCAGATCGAGGTGGTCCAGTCGTCCATGCTGGGCTCTATCCTTTCCAACCTGCTTCTCGTCATGGGCATGTGCTTCTTCTTTGGCGGCATTGTCAACATGCGCGACAGGGTTACTGGCCAGGGCATGGAACAGAGCTTTGCCTCTGCTACGGCGCAAACCACCTGTTCGCTGATGACACTGTCTTCGGCATCGCTCGTCATCCCCGCTACG CTCTACTCTGTGCTTGACAAGGCCGATAGTGTCGAGAAGGAGCACAGCATTCTAGTCCTTTCCCGCGGTACCGCCATCATCCTGTTGTTGCTCTACGTTCTCTACTTGTGGTTCCAGCTGCGCACTCACCCCAATCTCTTCGATGCCGAAATCCAGCACCACAacgacgaagaggccgaggagcccATCATGGGCCCtatcgccgccgccaccgtgCTTGTTGTCACCACCATTCTGGTTGCCATCTGTGCCGACTACCTCGTGGAGAGCATCGACCCTATCGTCGAGACGGCGCACATCAGCAAGAACTTTATCGGTCTTATTCTTATTCCTATTGTCGGCAACGCGGCTGAACACGTCACGGCTGTCGTCGTGGCCATCCGGAACAAGATGGATCTAGCTATGGGTGTTGCCATCGGTTCCAGTATTCAGATCGCCCTCCTCGTTACCCCTTTCCTTGTTATCCTCGGATGGGCTGTTCTCGACAAGCCGATGACCCTGCACTTTGAGACATTCGAGACTGTTGCCTTTGCATTCTCTGTGCTCGTAGTCACATACACTGTACAGGATGGCAAGTCCAATTACCTCGAGGGTGCAATGCTTCTTGGCCTGTACATCATTatcgccttggccttctATGTCAGCCCCAGCGATGCTTTGGACAAGGTCCTGTCCGTTGTTCAGCGTTGA
- a CDS encoding Small nucleolar ribonucleoprotein complex subunit utp14 yields MPGRQSHGRPLLSSKPAQKNFRKSKSKAQAKALDAFTIASEQYPTKEKRTPRFREIEAAPDTGKKHSRANDEEDDDEDEDEDDQPRRKKARPSSGAGGDSDEYGSDSEGNEWHYGVNEDEDSELDSDEAFGESDQEDFQGYSIGGSKAAKGKENDSEDEEEDDDESLGDDAIDLAQALDEYESDESMAGQDDEDDSDDSDAEAESPPSSDDDDDEELEADPSKLGELQKFIAGFGGEDDKDAAPTKQKQKINLKDLGLAGVKDAQMRKSVKLMAKEEKETSRPGAGKKLEVPLSRRQQDKLQRAAAYDKANETLTRWQETVKHNRRAEHLVFPLPQNAADEGLDNRELQAITAKNSASELEQTILGIMQQSGLAMNKEEENKRKKAEAEEGLSQEALKDLVNQRRRERELSSREAKRAKRIKKIKSKAYHRVHRKEKEREEMKLHEAMAENGEIDSEAERDAQDRARALERVGARHRDSKWAKLGAGNKRAVWDDDYRAGLHDMARREEELRKRKEGRAGGDEDSDRSADDSDSGGSDEEGGEQRKLLKKLNRLEQEEDDGPASGLMQMKFMKKAEAAQKKANDELIAQIRRDLDSDAGEADSDAEVTEVGRKKFGSAAQPAISVPALLAGKKQRKAAARADDDDGNDVPDNSVVNTGFSLTAEPSMTGSAWSSGPRKKSAKTGGKGSGARVEDLDNSLAMTASSGKPQPSKPKSSAVSRTSTGGTLADEDSDGDSDPSPDVHLPLAIRDVAAMDKAFAGDDVVIDFAREKADVEAEDDDKIVDNTLPGWGGWVGDGVSSREKKRQQGRFVTKVEGVKKADRKDAKLDKVIISEKRVKKNDKYLATQLPHPFESKAQYERSLRLPLGPEWVTKESHQEATKPRILKKQGIIAPMSRPTM; encoded by the exons ATGCCCGGAAGACAATCTCACGGGCGGCCGTTGCTGTCCTCGAAGCCGGCGCAAAAAAACTTTCGCAAGTCGAAATCCAAGGCCCAAGCTAAGGCGCTCGACGCCTTCACCATCGCCTCGGAGCAGTACCCGACCAAGGAGAAGCGCACACCACGGTTCCGTGAGATCGAGGCGGCACCCGACACTGGGAAAAAGCACAGCCGCGCGaacgatgaggaggacgacgacgaagacgaggacgaggacgaccagCCCAGGCGGAAGAAGGCCAGGCCCTCTTCaggggccggcggcgactcggacgagtatggcagcgacagcgaggGAAACGAATGGCACTATGGTGtcaacgaggacgaagactCGGAACTCGACAGTGACGAGGCGTTTGGTGAGAGTGACCAGGAGGATTTCCAGGGCTACTCCATCGGAGGCagcaaggcggccaagggaAAGGAG AACGACTcagaagatgaggaagaagacgacgacgagtctctcggcgatgatgcgATAGACTTGGCACAAGCCCTGGACGAGTACGAATCCGACGAGTCCATGGCCggccaagacgacgaagatgattCGGACGACTCGGATGCCGAGGCTGAGAGTCCGCCGTCCtcagacgacgatgacgacgaagagctgGAAGCCGACCCCTCAaagctcggcgagctgcaAAAGTTcatcgccggcttcggcggcgaagacgacaaGGACGCGGCACCCACAAAGCAGAAGCAAAAGATCAACCTCaaggacctcggcctcgcgggCGTCAAGGATGCGCAGATGCGCAAGTCGGTCAAGCTCATggcgaaggaggagaaggaaacGTCACGCCCCGGCGCGGGCAAGAAACTCGAGGTGCCGCTGTCGCGCCGACAGCAGGACAAGCTCCAACGCGCCGcggcgtacgacaaggcgAACGAGACGCTCACCCGCTGGCAGGAGACAGTTAAGCACAACCGTCGCGCCGAGCATCTCGTCTTCCCGCTACCGCAGaatgccgccgacgagggccttGACAACCGCGAGCTGCAGGCCATCACGGCCAAGAATTCAGCGTCGGAGCTCGAGCAAACGATCCTTGGCATCATGCAACAGTCCGGGCTCGCGATGAacaaggaagaagagaataagaggaagaaggctgaggccgaggagggacTCTCGCAGGAGGCGCTTAAGGACCTCGTCaaccagcgccgccgcgagcgcgAGCTCAGCTCGCGCGAGGCCAAGCGCGCGAAGCGCATCAAGAAGATCAAATCCAAGGCGTACCACCGTGTGCACCGCAAGGAGAAAGAGCGCGAGGAGATGAAGCTTCATGAGGCCATGGCGGAGAACGGCGAGATCGACTCCGAGGCGGAGCGCGACGCGCAGGACCGCGCGAGGGCCCTCGAGCGCGTTGGCGCCCGGCACAGGGACTCCAAGTGGGccaagctcggcgccggcaacaaGCGCGCTGTGTGGGATGACGATTACCGTGCTGGCCTACACGACATGGCTCgccgcgaggaggagctccgGAAGCGCAAGGAAGGCcgcgcgggcggcgacgaggactcTGACCGGTCCGCGGACGACAGTGACAGCGGCGGGTcagacgaagagggcggcgagcagcgcaagctgctgaagaagctcaaccgcctcgagcaggaggaggacgacgggccCGCGTCCGGCTTGATGCAGATGAAGTTCATGAAaaaggccgaggcggcgcagaagaaggccaacgACGAGCTCATTGCGCAGATCCGCCGGGACCTCGATTCAGACGCCGGAGAGGCCGACTCAGACGCCGAGGTCACCGAGGTCGGCCGCAAAAAGTTCGGCAGCGCCGCGCAGCCCGCCATCTCGGTGCCCGCCCTGTTGGCCGGGAAGAAACAAAGGAAGGCGGCCGCGcgggccgacgacgatgacggcaacGACGTCCCTGACAACAGCGTCGTCAACACAGGCTTCTCCCTCACCGCGGAGCCCTCGATGACGGGATCCGCGTGGTCCTCGGGCCCGCGCAAGAAGTCTGCTAAGACGGGCGGCAAGGGCAGCGGTGCGCGggtcgaggacctcgacaaCTCCCTTGccatgacggcctcgtcgggcaAACCCCAACCCTCTAAGCCTAAATCTTCCGCCGTGTCAAGGACGTCAACAGGAGGAACTCTCGCTGACGAAGACTCCGACGGCGACTCGGACCCCTCCCCGGACGTCCACCTCCCCCTCGCGATCCGCGACGTCGCAGCCATGGACAAGGCCTtcgcgggcgacgacgtcgtcatcgacttCGCGCGCGAaaaggccgacgtcgaggccgaagatgacgacaAGATCGTCGACAACACCCTGCCCGGTTGGGGCGGCTGGGTTGGTGACGGCGTGAGTAGCCGCGAGAAGAAACGACAGCAGGGCCGGTTCGTAACAaaggtcgagggcgtcaagaagGCGGACCGCAAGGACGCCAAGCTGGACAAGGTCATCATCAGCGAGAAGCGCGTCAAGAAA AACGACAAATACCTCGCCACACAGCTTCCTCATCCCTTCGAGTCCAAGGCGCAGTACGAGCGCTCGCTGCGTCTGCCCCTCGGTCCGGAATGGGTCACCAAGGAATCTCACCAGGAGGCAACCAAGCCACGCATTCTCAAGAAGCAGGGTATCATTGCGCCCATGTCAAGGCCGACCATGTAA
- a CDS encoding Peptidase family S58 — translation MAAKSTPRGRIRDVLPNLHLGTWPAGPKNSITDVPGVLASTQSIHAEDGVNTGVTVILPHRDWFREACYAGIFSFNGSGEMTGSHWLEETGLLSSPIVLTNSFSVGDAYRGIYEYAIKHHSNDNGEVDWFLLPVVGETFDGYLNNIAKLAVKSSNIVKGIESATDAPVPEGNTGGGTGMICHYFKGGTGSSSRLVEGLDSDGNKKTYTIAALVQANYGRAAHLRIGGFPVGRILEKEKAEAQADVARHKDKKDGSIIVVIATDAPLSPTQCKRLAKRATVGLARVGGYGHNPSGDIFLAFSTANHIPVHTDVDRFKAKALKTEAIDDTSINGLLEAAADATEESIYNVLCSAETLTGFCGHQIEELPLNRLKEIMKKYDS, via the coding sequence ATGGCCGCCAAGTCGACTCCTCGTGGCCGCATCCGCGATGTTCTTCCGAACCTCCATCTGGGAACATGGCCGGCGGGCCCCAAGAACTCCATCACTGACGTTCCCGGGgtcttggcctcgacgcaAAGCATCCACGCCGAGGATGGGGTCAACACCGGCGTGACGGTCATTCTCCCCCATCGAGACTGGTTCAGGGAGGCCTGCTACGCCGGCATATTTAGCTTCAACGGCTCCGGGGAGATGACGGGATCCCATTGGCTCGAGGAGACAGGCCTCCTCTCAAGTCCTATCGTGCTCACCAACTCTTTCTCGGTCGGGGATGCGTACCGCGGCATATACGAGTACGCCATCAAGCATCACTCCAACGACAATGGCGAGGTGGACTGGTTCTTATTGCCGGTGGTTGGCGAGACGTTTGACGGGTACCTGAATAACATCGCGAAGCTGGCCGTCAAATCATCCAACATTGTCAAGGGGATCGAGTCGGCGACTGACGCCCCTGTTCCCGAGGGCAAtaccggcggcggcacgggcATGATCTGTCACTACTTCAAGGGAGGAACCGGCTCCAGCAGTCGCCTTGTTGAGGGTCTCGACAGCGACGGCAACAAGAAAACCTACACCATCGCCGCGCTCGTGCAGGCCAACTACGGAAGGGCGGCGCACCTGCGCATCGGCGGCTTCCCCGTCGGCCGCATACTCGAGAAGGAAAAGGCCGAGGCGCAAGCGGACGTGGCACGGcacaaggacaagaaggacggcTCTATCATTGTCGTTATCGCCACCGACGCGCCTCTGTCGCCGACCCAGTGCAAAAGACTCGCCAAGAGGGCGACGGTGGGTCTGGCCAGAGTCGGCGGCTATGGTCACAATCCATCTGGCgacatcttcctcgccttctccaCGGCCAACCATATCCCTGTGCATACAGATGTCGACCGTTTCAAGGCGAAAGCCCTGAAAACTGAGGCAATTGATGATACCAGCATCAACGGGCTCCtggaagcggcggcggatgcgACGGAAGAGAGCATCTACAATGTTCTGTGTTCAGCCGAGACGCTCACGGGTTTCTGTGGACACCAGATTGAGGAGCTGCCTCTGAACCGGCTGAAGGAGATCATGAAGAAGTATGACTCGTGA
- a CDS encoding Lysine--tRNA ligase: MADPSAPEPPTEQVKDLKVEETAKLLKDDVTGEMVSKTELKKRQKARQREAEKAKKAAAAPPKPASNPKKGNAEADEKNLDPSQYFENRSRAINKLRETKSPNPYPHKFHTDYDLRNFVKDFGHLKSGEHDKEKVVRVGARIYNKRASGNKLFFYDIRAEGVKVQVMAQAQEVSEGSPSFEDQHVHLRRGDIVGIIGYPGRTAPKSKIEKGEEGELSIFATEFVLLTPCLHTLPDEYYGFKDHEERHRKRYLDLIMNDKSRQILITRSKMVTYIRRYFDDRDFIEVETPMMGPIAGGATAAPFVTHHNDLDMTMFMRIAPELYLKELVVGGLHRVYELGRQFRNEGIDLTHNPEFTTCEFYQAFADVYDIMDLTEDLVSGLVKHLTGGYKTKFHTQHGEVYEVNWEKPWKRFEMIPELEKATGEKFPPADQLHTAETNEFLQKVLKKMKLECSPPLTNARMIDKLVGEYIEEQCVNPSFIFGHPQVMSPLAKYHREIPGLCERFEAFVCKKEIVNAYTELNDPFDQRLRFEEQARQKDQGDDEAQLIDENFCMSLEYGLPPTGGWGMGIDRMVMFLTDNYSIREVLAFPFMKEEKQAEKKASAAEVVGVKPVPEEGIPHK; the protein is encoded by the exons ATGGCCGACCCTAGCGCTCCCGAACCCCCCACCGAGCAGGTCAAGGACCTCAAGGTCGAAGAGACCGCCAAGCTACTCAAGGACGATGTCACCGGCGAGATGGTCTCCAAGACGGAGCTGAAGAAGCGTCAGAAGGCCCGCCAGAGGGAGGCtgagaaggccaagaaggctgctgccgcccctcCCAAGCCTGCCAGCAACCCCAAGAAGGGcaacgccgaggccgatgagaaGAACCTGGACCCTAGCCAGTACTTCGAGAACCGATCTCgcgccatcaacaa GCTGCGCGAGACCAAGTCTCCCAACCCTTACCCCCACAAGTTCCACA CCGACTATGACTTGCGCAACTTCGTCAAGGACTTCGGGCACCTCAAGTCCGGCGAGCacgacaaggagaaggtcGTCCGCGTGGGCGCTCGTATCTATAACAAGCGTGCCTCCGGCAACAAGCTCTTCTTCTACGACAtccgcgccgagggcgtcaaggtcCAGGTCATGGCCCAGGCCCAAGAGGTGAGCGAGGGCAGCCCGTCGTTCGAGGACCAGCATGTTCACCTGCGCCGGGGTGACATTGTCGGCATCATCGGATACCCCGGCCGCACGGCACCCAAGTCCAAGatcgagaagggcgaggagggtgaACTGTCCATTTTCGCGACAGAGTTCGTCCTCCTGACCCCCTGCTTGCACACCCTACCCGATGAGTACTACGGCTTCAAAGACCATGAGGAGCGCCACCGCAAGCGCTACCTTGATCTCATCATGAACGACAAGAGCCGCCAGATCCTCATCACCAGATCCAAGATGGTCACCTACATCAGAAGATACTTCGACGACAGAGACTTTATCGAGGTCGAGACGCCCATGATGGGTCCCATTGCTGGTggtgccaccgccgcccccttCGTCACCCACCACAACGACCTGGACATGACTATGTTCATGAGAATAGCTCCCGAGCTCTACctcaaggagctcgtcgtcggtggtCTCCACCGCGTCTACGAGCTTGGCCGCCAGTTCAGAAACGAGGGCATCGATCTGACCCACAACCCCGAGTTCACCACCTGCGAGTTCTACCAAGCTTTCGCCGATGTCTATGACATTATGGACTTGACCGAGGACCTCGTCAGCGGCCTCGTCAAGCACCTTACCGGCGGCTACAAGACCAAGTTCCACACCCAGCACGGCGAGGTGTACGAGGTCAACTGGGAGAAGCCCTGGAAGCGCTTCGAGATGATCCCtgagctcgagaaggccaCGGGCGAGAAATTCCCCCCCGCCGACCAGCTGCACACCGCCGAGACCAACGAGTTCCTCCAGAAGGTCCTCAAGAAGATGAAGCTCGAGTGCTCGCCGCCCCTTACCAACGCCCGCATGATCGAcaagctcgtcggcgagtACATCGAGGAGCAGTGTGTCAACCCCTCTTTCATCTTCGGCCACCCGCAGGTCATGAGCCCACTCGCCAAGTACCACCGCGAGATCCCCGGTCTGTGCGAGCGCTTCGAGGCCTTTGTTTGCAAGAAGGAGATTGTCAACGCCTACACCGAGTTGAACGACCCCTTCGACCAGAGACTGCGCTTCGAAGAGCAGGCCCGCCAGAAGGACCAgggtgacgacgaggcccagcTCATTGACGAAAACTTTTGCATGTCGCTCGAGTATGGTCTGCCGCCCACCGGTGGCTGGGGCATGGGTATCGACAGAATGGTCATGTTCTTAACCGACAACTACAGCATTCGCGAGGTGCTTGCCTTCCCCTtcatgaaggaggagaagcaggccgagaagaaggcttccgccgccgaggtggtCGGCGTCAAGCCCGTCCCCGAGGAGGGAATTC CCCACAAATAG